The DNA sequence CCACActcatggtttacaaccctcacctcgccacagactcagaaaataaaaggcatattctaacaatacCATTTCTTTACGtcaaaaaaatcatgtttgCTATGCTAATTTATTATCATGTTATGCATTAGCTATGCTAATTTGTAATGATTAACACAGACCATTACTATGCTAATTTGTTATCATTAACACTGACCGTTGCTATGCTAATTTGTTATCATTAACACTGACTGCTGCTATGCAAATTTGTTGAAACTTCCTCACAGTAAGCGGACTAAACTAGTGGAATTAGGTTACAGCACGTGACAAAATATCTCAGCGAATCTCAGCAGAACTTGCACTGCGACACAACTCTCCCAAACTGTGTTGCTAAATCGGCTGTCATTTTTCAGATAGTCCCTGAGAAATGTGCCTACAGTCTGTGGTAATGTCACCTTCACAAAATATGTCCTTGCCAGTCTATCAGATGTTATCAGTTTCATTGTGGCAGACGTTTCGCACCTTTATCATCGCTCCTAGTTATGGTCAGGATTATGAATACACGTAGAAACCTATGAGAAGCTACCATTTTGGGGACACAAAGCGAGTTGCTGTTGTAAAGGGAttataataacataaataattgACATCATTATAAATAGTGATAAATAAGTCTCCTATGACAAGAAATAATAGTAAGCTGTACATAGTAAAATGGCACATGGTACAGTAGAATACATTTTTGGTTGATGGCAGAGTTTAATGAACACGGAACATTTTACACTTTACTTTACTCTGGGGGTTGTTTATTGGTTTTTAAAATACTTTGACATTTAAGAAATTCACAACTATATTTTTTGGCACATAGATTAACATTTCCGTTATGTTGTATACGCTTGAGAAAACAtctaaatagcaaaaaaaaaaaaaatccatgaaCATTCTGTTTGCATatccaaaaaaaagaatattattaTCTGGCGAGAACAAAAAATTTGCGTATTTATCTTATTAGATGTTATTAAAGACCTCCGATTCTGAAACAGTCTGTGAGACACAACTAATCACATTGCATGTTTTCGCAGATTGTGAGCATACTGCGGTTTGGACAAGGTCACGACATTCAGGCAGATGTGACGTGTCCCTTATAATCCGCGATAATGGTGCTGAAAGGACAGCTCCTAGTGCAATCTGAACAGTTGTTTTTACAGCACACTCCGACTAACGTAACCCCCTAATATTATCGCTTTCGGGACATATTGCCAATGGAGGACTGCCACACTGGACTTCTTTCAGTAGTTCCCTTTCCATAGCTAACACAACTATAGTCTGTAAACTATTAGGGTTGTTTTTCTTCTGACACACACGTAGCATATGACACCACATCCCTCAAGAAGGTTCTCAGAAATTATACTAGGCCCACATTATAAACGTTAGAAATTAGCATTTTTGTTAAGGTTGTTagacaaaatggtaaatggtaaaatggtaaatggttggaatttatatagcgcctttatccaaagcactgtacaagtGATGTTcttgttcacccattcatacacacactcacacaccaacggcgattagctaccatgcaaggcaccaaccaacaaAACATTTATGAGATAAGATGTAGacaatacatttcattaagctTTAGGTCAAGATAGAAAAGTTTAAGAGCCACTGACCTGTAGTTGTTACACGCCTGGCACCGCATCCCTGATGTTCCTGGGCACCTTCCGCTGATCACAAGGATTTCAATTCGTCGACCGATGCTTCGGGTTTTTAAATTTTCCCACTGATATACATTTGCATTGTTCGGGAGCATTCGCTCCTCTCTCTGGAAGCGGTTACAGGCAGAGCTGTGTTTGGCAAGCCGGCCATGTCTTAGCGCCATGTTTAAAACTGAAATACGCGTAAAATATATATGAAGAATCATCTTCTCTCCCTCGCGTCCTCCTCAGAAACAGTCACAATGTAAAccttttgttcaaaaaaatctaTTGACGCGTGTGCTGCACAGTTGTAAAAAATAGATACTTTGAATATTAAAAAATGGCCTAGGAACCCAGGGAAGGGGGCGTGATCACACCGAACTGAACGGCGGTAATATTTTGCTACATATAAAATTTAGTTGTAGACTACTTTCTTAGTCTGATTACTATAAACGTTACAATAAACCAAGAATTAAATCcaataaatatgtacatatattcAGATGCACATAGCATAGGCCTATATCTCATAGTTCTAATACAACAACTTCACTTATAGTAAACAGACCACGAAAAACAGTgcatataaaaaatacacatttggcTTCTTAGATATAACATTTAGATACAACATTTgtataacatttatatatttttttaaatatatatatatatatatatatatatatatatatatatatatatatatatatatatatgttagcCTACAAGTCGAAATATTTATACTCTGTTTTGATTAAGGCTAATGCTACAAATTTTAATTGGATTCTATTTCCCCAAAACCACAAAAGCCCCTGTGGTATAGCCTACATAAGAGCACACAACCCGTAACTCTGGCGACAGAGCCTTTTCCTCCCCCAGAAGCCATGATTTTCTTGTTAACCCCATTATCATTCTGTCAAATGACTcctacatataaaaaaataggcTATGTTGGCTATTTGTAAATTGTATTCATATGTTCAGGAATACTTGTTTTTGGTAAGTAGAATAAAGTAGCCTACTGCTAACGTTGAATTGTATCTCGTGCTTAACATCATTGCTATGAATGTCCACGTGCTGTGACGTGTGAGCCTCCAGCCTCTGGATAAAAACTAAAGGGAAGAAAGAATTGTACTCTGGGTAGATTCTAGAGTATATTAATAGGTCGGGTGACAGTAATTATCTGTTAGCAGGACTGACTCACTACCTCGCAAAATGCACACGATTAAACTATAGGTCTGTTTCCTTAATATCCAAGCACAAAGCGTAAAGGGATCTTTTGATGTCCATGTTGCTGTTCGCTTTAATGTTCGTTTTCTCCACTGGCGTGTCAACACACTCGTTCTCCCCGTCCCCCGCGGGTTTCAGAGAAGACCCACTCCCGACCCTTTTCATTTCGCCACAGGGGCTCGCGCTGCCGCTGTTGGGTTCCTCTTTGAGCGTGGACTGATCCTGGTCGGTCTCTCTGTGGTAAAAGTAATTGAAGTTTGACACAATGACAGGCACCGGCAAGGCGATGGTCAGCACTCCGGCGATAGCGCACAGGGAGCCGACGATCTTGCCCCCAACTGTCACCGGTCTCATGTCGCCGTAGCCGACGGTTGTCATGGTTACCACGGCCCACCAGAAGGCGTCGGGTATGCTGGAGAAATGGGACTCGGGCTCATCCGCCTCCGCGAAGAACACGGCGCTGGAGAAGAGGATGACCCCGATGAAgagaaagaagattaagagtcCCAGCTCCCGCATACTGGCCTTGAGAGTCTGCCCCAGAATCTGCAGCCCCTTCGAGTGTCTGGACAGCTTGAATATTCGGAAGACTCGGACTAACCGAATCACCCTCAAAATGGCCAGCGACATGGCCTGCTGACCATTGTTGTtcccctgtccctgctgctcCGCCAGCTCCGTGCCGAGCGTGATGAAGTAAGGCACTATAGCCATGATGTCGATGATGTTCATGATGGTTTTGGAGAACTCGGACTTGCTCGGGCAAGCGAAAAACCTCACAATGAGTTCAAACGTGAACCAGATCACGCAAGTGGTCTCTATGATGAAGAAGGGGTCTGAAAAGCTGTGCGACGACCGGTGCTGAGTGCTGTTGCCAGCCCGGCTGGCGGCtgggagctctctctcatcacgGAATTCCGGTAACGTTTCCATGCAAAAGGTGATTATGGATATGGTAATAACCAGCACAGACACGATAGCGATGCCTCTGGCGGGGCTCGAGCTCTCTGGGTACTCGAAAATAAGCCATACCTGCTTCTGAAATTCATTCTGGGGTAAAggtttctcctcctccttaaTGAAGCCCTCGTCCTCTCTGAATCTTTCCATTGCTTCCTCTCCGAGTTGATAGAACCGAATCTCGTCCGCGAAGACGTCAATTGACACATTGACTGGTCTCCGTATTTTCCCGCCGGACTGATAGAAATATAGAATACCGTCGAAGCTAGGTCTGTTACGGTCAAAAAAATATTCGTTTCGGAGCGGGTCAAAGTACTTCATCCTTTTGTCAGGATCTCCAAGCAAAGTGTCCGGAAACTGGTTCAGGGTGCCCAGCTGAGTCTCGAACCTCAAGCCAGCGATGTTGATCAAAACCCTCTCGTTGTTCTCGTTATCCATGTCCACGTCCAGCATGTCCTCGTCGAAGAGATGCGGGCTGTGATCAGCCCGCAGCAGCGCGTCCATTGCGTTCTCGCTGCTGCTGAAGGTGTTGTTCATGTCGTTTATTTTCAACGAGCCTGTCTGAAGGCTACCGAGGGCGTTCGCCTCCATTCCGTGCCCCGTCTGCGTGAGGTTCAGCGCGTTTGAGCAGGCTTCGCCGACATTGCTCCCGTTTCCTTTAGCCCCGCCGTTTTCAAAACTCACCAGGGCTATCTCCATGCCAGAGccattaaatattcatttgtAAAGAGTTGGATAGTCTGAACAGATTTTCCCTTCACTGCCCGCGCGATTCGTTCACCTCAAGCCAATCAGTTCCAGATGAATCTGGATACCGTAAgtggccccctcctccccgctaTGATAACACGTATAATACATGAGCATGTAGAAGACATATAAACACACGAGTTATGTCTTGATAAAGCAAATGATAccagaagagggggggggggagcggagaCCCGGATGAAAAAGTAATGATAGTTCCTGACGTCAAAAGAGCGGTTCAGCCATCGCTGTCAGGGAATCCTTTGAAAATGTATCTTGTTGTCAGGCAATCTGTCATCTCAAACTcggaggggagagaaaggaacGGAAAAGAGGCGGGATTTAGCAGCGAAGGCGAACCGTGTCCGTGCGTTTTTACGCTTCCCTTCCAGTTCATGCGCagaatgtgtctgtttgtgagatACTTATactacagatttttttttttaaagcacgcACATTATATCTGCTATTCACAGCGATGTCAGTCACGGAAACGAGTCTCCACTGGTTCAGCGGAGAAAGTGATATGGAATTTGCGCGATGCTTATTTTTCAGAATTAATGATGAATACTATGATGAATTTCATTTCAGGAATAACCTAGCCTCAATTTCCACGTTATGGAATCAAAGGGCATTTTTCAATTCTTGAGACATTTGGCCCGATGACATTGAATGTTTAAATCATTGCGGGGCTTTGGCCTTTACTTTGGTAAAAATGTAGTGGAGCGTGCTTCTAAATTCACATTCTTAAACATTACGTATTGTCAACGACGTAGGTGTAAAACCATTTACTTGATGCAATTTCTTAATTCATAGGTCAAGTTTAGCTGCTAGATTGACCAACTATATATTTTCTCCATCGACTTCAGAGTTATGTCCATCGGCAGTAGGGTGCTACTCCCGTGAACACATAATGGGGTATTATTGGTTTTATCCTCTCTGCAAAGTCGTTACGCAGTATCTGCTCGCAAATCAGGCAAATCTGCTCGCATTCAGACGCTCTCACACAAAGATAAACGCACGGAATGAATGAGACTTGCAGGCGCTAAGTTGGCCGCCACATCAtgtttgaaataaatgcttCCATTTTATGATGTGATCTTTATCCCCGAGTTGTGTTTTCTAGGAAATCAGTGGTGGTAAACCATTTAACGGACTGCCCTGACCCTAAGAAGActcatatcccagcatgcagtgggcaggaatacacccaggagaatttgtatttatttatttttacccagCTACATGTCGCTAATCCATGGCAGGACCCACGCAATACCAACTGGCACAGTTATACCCATGGCCAGTTTAGAGCCTCCAACCTACTGTATGCTTTTGGATTgtaggaggaaaccagagtgccCAGCGGAAACTATGCGGACAAAgagagaacacgcaaactctaCAGAGAAAGGCCTAGGCCAGGATCCAAACACGCAAACTCTACAGAGAACGGCCTAGGCCAGGATCCAAACCCAGTGCCTTCTTGCTGTGagtcactacattacagtaattgCATTTTGCCagacacacttatccagagcgacttgcagggttaagggccttgttcaagggcccaacggctgtgcggatcttattgtggctacactgggattagaaccaccgatcttaCGGGTTCCCAGTATCCCAATTTTTCCCAGGGATATTTCCTGGTTTCTCTTCCTTTGAATATGTATTTAATataattctattttattttattcgtgCACGCTTTTCAcggcagactgtcccaaagacacttGGCATGGCATGGCCATGgcaacagaaagaaagaaaaatgggaaatatcagccccGAACCCCCAGATAGCATATGAAGTAAACAGCTCCCTAGttgggggagaaaaaccctgaaacagTAGTGAGAAAAATCTCCCccatgggaagaaatctcgggtTATAAGGGGATGCCCATCCTGTGTGCCTGTAGGTTGAGATGGCAGCAGTTTAGGTATTAACGGTCAGTTTAATGTACTGTTCCAGGCTGGCTCCCCTTCGTCCTGACACAGCTGGACGGAGAGGACCAGCCGGAGAGGACCAGCCGGAGAGGACCATCTTAGCACAGAGAccctcctccctgtctccccaTCTGTTCCCACCTTTATCAAAAAGCCAAACCAGGAACTTCCTCCTCACTGTGTGGGAATGTGGGAGCTGTATGTAGAACAACACTTCCATAATGTATCTGCAGTGTGGAACATCCCTCAAATGGATCAATCCCTGCACTGATCAATTAAGatcaattattttattgaaatggcCCGCAAAGGGAAATGCTCGACACAGAGGGAAATGGTCTGTAGGGGGAAACAGTCTGTAGGGGAAACAGTCTATATTATATAGGGGGAAACGGTCTGTAGAGGGAAACAGTCTATATTCTATAGGGGGAAACGGTCTGTAGAGGGAAACAGTCTATATTCTATAGGGGAAACGGTCTGTAGAGGGAAACGGTCTATATTCTATAGGGGGAAATGGTCTGTAGAGGGAAACAGTATATTCTATAGGGGGAAACGGTCTGTAGAGGGAAACAGTCTATATTCTATAGGGGGAAACGGTCTGTAGAGGGAAACGGTCTATATTCTATAGGGGGAAATGGTCTGTAGAGGGAAACAGTCTATATTCTATAGGGGGAAACGGTCTGTAGAGGGAAACGGTCTGTAGAGGGTCTGTAGAGGGAAACGGTCTGTAGAGGGTCTATAGGGGGAAACGGTCTGTAGAGGGAAACGGTCTGTAGAGGGTCTATAGGGGGAAACGGTCTGTAGAGGGAAACGGTCTGTAGAGGGTCTATAGGGGGAAACGGTCTGTAGAGGGAAACAGTCTGTAGAGGGTCTATAGGGGGAAACGGTCTGTAGAGGGAAACGGTCTGTAGAGGGTCTATAGGGGGAAACGGTCTGTAGAGGGAAACGGTCTGTAGAGGGTCTATAGGGGGAAACGGTCTGTAGAGGGAAACGGTCTGTAGAGGGTCTATAGGGGGAAACATCCTGGCACACTTCTGACTGTGGTGTGGCAGAGCTGTAATTCCGCGGCCCTTCTAACAGAGCGAGAATTCTGCTTCCTGGCGCTTCTGCTCGACACCCTGCCCCACTTCCAGGCACAAGTGGAAACTGTAACCATAACAACAGATAATCAGGAACAACCCGCATTTAAAATGACGTTTAAATTAGCCCTGTGATTACAGTGGGGAGGATCAGCACTCTGAGTGGGCTGGATGCAGCATGCAATGCACATGAAACACAGAGGTGTGAACAGTGCATACAGACGGCCCTATGGACAGCACGTACAGACAGCATGTACAGACAGCACGTACAGACAGCACGTACAGACAGCACATACAGACAGCAtgtacagacagcacacagacagcccCAGAGACAAAGTATACAGACAGGATGTACAGACAGCATGTACAGACAGCACGTACAGACAGCACGTACAGACAGCACGTACAGACGGCCCCAGAGACCAGctctgtgtgacacagtgtcGCAGGAAGACAGCCACTCTGAGAAAGATGGGTACAGTGGATCTTTGGTCTTTAAGGAACGGATTTcctaaatgtaccctgaaagtacaataacTGTTTGGGTTCTAATAAGTACCTTTTGCAAgcaaaaaatggtacaaatAGATTATGTAATTGCTGGATTGGTGTAAAATCTTATGCACCTAGGTACCACCTCAGTGAAAAACTTTTGTTTAGGCATTTACTTTTTTCAGGACCACATGGTAAGAGATGAGGTAGAAAATGATGCATATGGCCATTGGCTAATGAGTTATCAGAGAACAACATCACGTCTGAAGTGTCCTGTGACTGAAGCATTCTAGGCTTGCCTGATGTGCATAATAacctcaaacacaaacaaagagaGTAGCCTCCATCAAGGAAAGGCGAGACATTAATGGCTATTGCACAGAGCTTCAGA is a window from the Conger conger chromosome 8, fConCon1.1, whole genome shotgun sequence genome containing:
- the LOC133135041 gene encoding potassium voltage-gated channel subfamily A member 5-like isoform X1 → MEIALVSFENGGAKGNGSNVGEACSNALNLTQTGHGMEANALGSLQTGSLKINDMNNTFSSSENAMDALLRADHSPHLFDEDMLDVDMDNENNERVLINIAGLRFETQLGTLNQFPDTLLGDPDKRMKYFDPLRNEYFFDRNRPSFDGILYFYQSGGKIRRPVNVSIDVFADEIRFYQLGEEAMERFREDEGFIKEEEKPLPQNEFQKQVWLIFEYPESSSPARGIAIVSVLVITISIITFCMETLPEFRDERELPAASRAGNSTQHRSSHSFSDPFFIIETTCVIWFTFELIVRFFACPSKSEFSKTIMNIIDIMAIVPYFITLGTELAEQQGQGNNNGQQAMSLAILRVIRLVRVFRIFKLSRHSKGLQILGQTLKASMRELGLLIFFLFIGVILFSSAVFFAEADEPESHFSSIPDAFWWAVVTMTTVGYGDMRPVTVGGKIVGSLCAIAGVLTIALPVPVIVSNFNYFYHRETDQDQSTLKEEPNSGSASPCGEMKRVGSGSSLKPAGDGENECVDTPVEKTNIKANSNMDIKRSLYALCLDIKETDL
- the LOC133135041 gene encoding potassium voltage-gated channel subfamily A member 5-like isoform X2, which translates into the protein MTRLAGGLGTSAASPVQPQSTGEVDMDNENNERVLINIAGLRFETQLGTLNQFPDTLLGDPDKRMKYFDPLRNEYFFDRNRPSFDGILYFYQSGGKIRRPVNVSIDVFADEIRFYQLGEEAMERFREDEGFIKEEEKPLPQNEFQKQVWLIFEYPESSSPARGIAIVSVLVITISIITFCMETLPEFRDERELPAASRAGNSTQHRSSHSFSDPFFIIETTCVIWFTFELIVRFFACPSKSEFSKTIMNIIDIMAIVPYFITLGTELAEQQGQGNNNGQQAMSLAILRVIRLVRVFRIFKLSRHSKGLQILGQTLKASMRELGLLIFFLFIGVILFSSAVFFAEADEPESHFSSIPDAFWWAVVTMTTVGYGDMRPVTVGGKIVGSLCAIAGVLTIALPVPVIVSNFNYFYHRETDQDQSTLKEEPNSGSASPCGEMKRVGSGSSLKPAGDGENECVDTPVEKTNIKANSNMDIKRSLYALCLDIKETDL